A single window of Candidatus Eremiobacterota bacterium DNA harbors:
- a CDS encoding VOC family protein has product MHHIICHFEIPVNDVEKMKSFYGDLFGWKFTASAELGDYIMIDTGGQPGGGMMKKPMPEAMPVNYILVESVADYSEKITKRGGQIIVSRAPIPGMGYYAIGLDPEGNTVGLFENNPAAQ; this is encoded by the coding sequence ATGCACCATATAATCTGTCATTTTGAGATTCCTGTCAATGATGTGGAGAAGATGAAAAGCTTTTACGGTGACCTGTTCGGCTGGAAATTCACCGCGTCAGCGGAGCTGGGCGATTATATCATGATCGACACGGGAGGTCAGCCCGGTGGGGGCATGATGAAGAAACCCATGCCGGAGGCAATGCCGGTAAACTACATTCTCGTGGAGAGCGTGGCGGACTACTCGGAGAAAATAACGAAGCGGGGGGGCCAGATAATCGTTTCCAGGGCCCCCATACCAGGCATGGGATATTATGCCATAGGCCTCGATCCCGAGGGAAATACAGTGGGACTCTTTGAAAACAACCCCGCTGCACAGTAG